Proteins encoded by one window of Bacillus sp. DTU_2020_1000418_1_SI_GHA_SEK_038:
- the sigX gene encoding RNA polymerase sigma factor SigX, which translates to MDSVFDELYRKYHHDVFQFLFYMVKNRELAEDLVQEVYIRVLKSYEKFEGKSSEKTWLFSIARNVAIDSFRKQKGWKQRLLEKFDWSTQQVKDEYPIPEEIIVQNEEIQYIYKCLDHCTVDQRMVIVMRYIHELSITESAQALGWTESKVKTTQHRALKVLKAHMDEIKRKEGTLENEKIRMD; encoded by the coding sequence ATGGACTCCGTTTTTGATGAATTATATAGAAAATATCATCATGACGTTTTTCAATTTCTTTTTTATATGGTCAAAAATAGGGAACTTGCCGAGGACCTTGTCCAAGAGGTGTATATAAGAGTTCTAAAATCATATGAAAAATTCGAAGGAAAAAGCAGTGAAAAGACTTGGTTGTTTTCCATTGCAAGAAACGTGGCTATCGATTCTTTCCGCAAACAGAAGGGCTGGAAGCAGCGGCTTCTTGAAAAATTCGACTGGTCTACACAACAAGTAAAGGATGAATACCCCATTCCAGAAGAAATTATTGTTCAAAATGAAGAAATTCAATATATTTACAAATGCCTTGACCATTGTACAGTAGATCAAAGAATGGTCATTGTTATGAGATACATTCATGAGCTTTCCATTACAGAGTCAGCCCAAGCTCTCGGATGGACAGAAAGTAAAGTAAAGACAACTCAGCATCGAGCGTTGAAGGTATTAAAGGCTCATATGGACGAAATAAAAAGGAAGGAGGGAACTCTAGAAAATGAAAAAATCAGAATG
- a CDS encoding ATP-binding protein: MMLWRSVVGKVWVTILLLVSLVLFILTIMLLEFFENYHINEMERGLTNTAQKISRILDEHELNIGLEISWELVDDVTEVVIVTNPNEYYYSPNDNQDFKLPITYLTKDADLEKVITENKTVKKMSVFTADKEKNTNDSQVLIIGVPLKGSTSENGAVYIYQSLEVVEETTRTTTKFIFLAAGVAIILTTIFAFFLSTRITAPLRKMREAAFEVARGKFDTEIPYPSQDEMGELAIAFNQMGKQLKFNMAALSQEKEQLASILSGMADGVITFNRDGTILITNPPADRFLRNWYYEQDEVKKDTQAVPSKVMELFQLAVSTEKEQVGEISIQGRFWVMIVSPLYNDKYIRGAVAVIRDMTEERKLDKLRQDFIANVSHELRTPIAMMQGYSEAIVDDIASTDEEKKEMASVIYDESLRMGRLVNELLDLARMEAGHIQLTMEEIEVKPFLQKVVRKFQGLAKEQEIHLDLQLSEQSAWLRFDPDGIEQVLTNLIDNGIRHTPNLGKVIVSERNDEKGLYIEVEDSGSGIPEEDLPFVFERFYKADKARTRGRSGTGLGLAIAKNIIHAHKGQITVQSKIGQGTTFSLFIPRIIE; encoded by the coding sequence ATGATGCTTTGGCGAAGTGTTGTAGGTAAAGTTTGGGTTACAATTCTTTTACTCGTATCTTTAGTACTTTTTATTTTAACTATTATGCTGTTGGAGTTTTTTGAAAACTATCATATTAACGAAATGGAAAGAGGGCTTACAAATACGGCCCAAAAAATTTCCAGGATTTTAGATGAACATGAACTGAATATTGGCCTTGAGATTTCTTGGGAATTAGTGGATGATGTCACGGAAGTAGTAATTGTGACGAATCCAAATGAATATTATTATTCACCAAATGATAATCAAGACTTCAAGCTTCCCATTACCTATCTGACAAAGGATGCTGACTTGGAAAAGGTAATCACTGAAAATAAAACAGTGAAGAAAATGTCTGTATTTACTGCTGATAAGGAAAAAAACACCAATGATTCCCAGGTTTTAATAATCGGTGTTCCACTAAAGGGGTCTACTAGTGAAAATGGGGCTGTTTATATTTATCAATCGCTTGAGGTTGTAGAGGAAACAACGCGCACAACAACGAAATTCATTTTTCTTGCAGCAGGTGTTGCCATCATTTTAACGACCATTTTTGCATTTTTCTTATCCACACGGATTACTGCTCCTCTTCGGAAAATGCGTGAAGCTGCCTTTGAGGTAGCTAGAGGGAAATTTGATACGGAGATACCTTATCCTTCTCAAGACGAAATGGGGGAATTGGCTATCGCCTTTAATCAAATGGGAAAGCAGCTCAAATTTAATATGGCTGCCCTTAGTCAGGAAAAAGAACAGCTTGCTAGTATTCTCAGTGGAATGGCGGATGGAGTTATCACTTTTAATAGAGATGGAACGATTTTAATCACAAATCCCCCTGCTGACCGCTTTTTGCGTAATTGGTATTACGAACAGGATGAAGTGAAGAAAGATACTCAAGCAGTACCATCTAAGGTAATGGAGCTCTTTCAGCTGGCAGTAAGTACAGAGAAGGAGCAAGTTGGGGAAATTTCTATTCAGGGCCGTTTCTGGGTAATGATTGTTAGTCCATTATATAATGATAAATATATCCGCGGCGCTGTTGCCGTTATCAGGGATATGACTGAAGAAAGAAAGCTTGATAAGCTAAGGCAGGATTTTATTGCAAATGTTTCACATGAGCTTAGAACACCCATTGCCATGATGCAAGGATATAGCGAAGCCATTGTCGATGATATTGCCAGTACGGATGAGGAAAAGAAAGAAATGGCAAGTGTCATTTATGATGAATCGTTAAGAATGGGCCGGTTGGTGAACGAGCTCTTAGATCTTGCAAGAATGGAAGCAGGTCATATCCAGCTAACAATGGAGGAAATCGAGGTCAAACCATTTCTGCAGAAAGTAGTTCGTAAGTTCCAGGGATTAGCAAAGGAACAGGAAATTCATCTTGATTTACAGCTTAGTGAACAGTCGGCCTGGTTAAGATTTGATCCAGACGGAATAGAGCAAGTATTAACTAACTTAATTGATAATGGAATTCGGCACACCCCAAATTTAGGCAAGGTTATAGTTTCAGAGAGGAATGATGAAAAGGGCCTTTATATAGAGGTGGAAGATTCCGGATCAGGGATTCCCGAAGAGGATTTACCTTTCGTCTTTGAACGCTTCTATAAAGCTGATAAAGCTAGAACGAGGGGACGATCCGGAACTGGTCTTGGACTTGCTATTGCGAAGAATATTATTCACGCACATAAAGGTCAAATAACTGTTCAGAGTAAGATAGGTCAAGGAACGACATTTTCTCTCTTTATCCCTCGAATTATAGAGTAA
- a CDS encoding response regulator transcription factor encodes MEKDVRILVVDDEERIRRLLKMYLERENFIIDEAGDGNEALTKGLANDYDIILLDLMMPGKDGIEVCKELREKKATPIIMLTAKGEEVNRVQGFEAGTDDYIVKPFSPREVVLRVKALLRRASKTTYIQTEAAAKDIIVFSHLTIDHDAHRVLADGKEVSLTPKEYELLYFLAKSPDKVFDREQLLKEVWHYEFFGDLRTVDTHVKRLREKLNKVSEQAAKMIVTVWGVGYKFEVINE; translated from the coding sequence ATGGAAAAAGACGTAAGGATTTTAGTGGTTGATGACGAGGAGAGAATCAGACGTTTATTAAAGATGTATTTAGAAAGAGAAAACTTTATTATCGATGAGGCTGGAGATGGAAATGAGGCATTAACAAAAGGTCTAGCAAATGATTACGATATCATCCTCCTCGACTTAATGATGCCAGGTAAGGATGGAATTGAAGTTTGCAAGGAATTAAGAGAAAAGAAAGCTACGCCAATTATCATGCTCACTGCAAAAGGCGAGGAAGTAAATAGAGTACAAGGCTTTGAAGCAGGTACCGATGACTATATTGTTAAGCCATTCAGCCCAAGAGAGGTAGTCTTACGTGTTAAAGCACTATTGCGCCGTGCATCTAAAACAACGTATATTCAAACCGAAGCAGCTGCGAAAGATATTATTGTCTTCTCTCATTTAACCATTGATCATGATGCACATAGAGTACTTGCTGACGGGAAAGAGGTAAGTTTAACACCGAAAGAATATGAATTACTGTATTTCCTTGCAAAATCACCGGATAAAGTCTTTGATCGCGAACAATTACTCAAGGAAGTGTGGCATTATGAGTTTTTTGGGGATCTGCGGACTGTTGACACACATGTTAAGCGCTTACGTGAAAAGTTAAATAAAGTTTCTGAGCAAGCTGCAAAAATGATTGTAACGGTTTGGGGTGTCGGCTACAAGTTCGAGGTTATTAATGAATGA
- the ccsB gene encoding c-type cytochrome biogenesis protein CcsB, producing the protein MVNLSGNLLYTAFILYIIATVLFAGSIKDKRNEKKGPNRWAQLGLLVSIIGFVAQLGYFITRWIAAGHAPVSNMFEFVTFFGMSLVGAFIIIYFIYKTPLLGLFTMPVALLLIAYASMFPRDISPLIPALQSDWLYIHVITTAVGQAILSISFVAGILYLVKAVDQTKSSKRTVWLEVVMFGLTCTLGYIIISTSFSAMDYKAEFNWINKEGQNATFEYGMPAITGPHEGELVTAGKFEPIVEVPAIINAKKLNTVIWSLGAGIILYLLFRLVLRKRIGAALQPIVRKINLDLVDEIGYRSVLIGFPIFSLGGLVFAMIWAQIAWTRFWGWDPKEVWALITFLFYAAFLHLRLSKGWHGEKSAWLAVIGFVIIMFNLVAVNLVIAGLHSYAGS; encoded by the coding sequence TTGGTTAATCTAAGCGGTAATTTATTATATACAGCTTTTATTCTTTACATTATTGCCACTGTGCTATTTGCAGGCTCAATTAAGGATAAGAGGAACGAGAAAAAAGGGCCAAACAGATGGGCGCAGCTTGGCCTCTTAGTAAGTATAATCGGCTTTGTTGCTCAATTAGGCTATTTTATCACTCGTTGGATTGCAGCTGGACACGCCCCAGTTAGCAACATGTTTGAATTTGTGACATTCTTTGGAATGTCTCTCGTTGGTGCTTTTATTATTATTTACTTTATTTACAAAACTCCTTTATTGGGATTATTTACAATGCCAGTAGCCTTGCTGCTAATTGCATATGCAAGCATGTTCCCTAGAGACATTTCACCTCTAATTCCTGCATTGCAAAGTGACTGGCTATATATTCACGTTATAACAACGGCTGTGGGACAAGCGATATTATCAATTAGTTTTGTGGCAGGAATTCTTTATTTAGTGAAAGCTGTTGATCAGACAAAATCTAGCAAACGTACTGTTTGGTTAGAGGTTGTTATGTTCGGCTTAACCTGCACACTTGGTTATATAATTATATCTACCAGCTTCTCTGCAATGGATTATAAAGCTGAATTTAATTGGATTAATAAAGAAGGACAGAATGCTACATTCGAATATGGGATGCCTGCAATAACGGGTCCTCATGAAGGTGAACTTGTTACAGCTGGAAAGTTTGAGCCAATTGTTGAAGTTCCTGCCATTATTAATGCGAAAAAATTAAATACAGTTATTTGGTCATTAGGAGCAGGGATTATATTATATTTATTATTTAGACTTGTGCTAAGGAAACGTATAGGAGCTGCATTACAGCCAATCGTAAGAAAAATCAATCTTGATTTAGTTGATGAGATTGGTTATCGGTCTGTACTAATTGGATTTCCAATTTTCTCGCTGGGTGGTTTAGTATTTGCGATGATATGGGCCCAAATAGCCTGGACTCGCTTTTGGGGATGGGATCCAAAGGAAGTATGGGCACTTATTACATTCCTTTTCTATGCAGCCTTTCTTCACCTCCGGTTATCTAAAGGCTGGCACGGTGAAAAATCTGCATGGCTTGCCGTTATCGGCTTTGTTATTATCATGTTTAATTTAGTGGCAGTTAACCTAGTAATCGCTGGTTTGCATTCATACGCAGGATCTTAA
- a CDS encoding cytochrome c biogenesis protein ResB: MKDVKCECGHVNPHGTILCEACGRILEEHEKEKKLVDMRYEGSARRSQTYNKTIVDKVWNFFSSVKVGVWLIVITLVASALGTILPQEMYIPPVMPANEYYEDQYGWIGKLYYELGFHNLYSSWWYLILIASIGISLVICSLDRVIPLYRALKAQRVTRHEGFLKRQRLFGISEVTNLDHSYEKVKEKLKAKRYNIREEEGNILAEKGRFSRWGPYVNHIGLIIFLIGGMLRFVPGMYVDKVLWLREGETKVIPETHGEYYLKNDRFILEVYEKDKDKEVFDAALEKTGMVAKNFQSNVTLYKRKGEAIAGEKPELEKVKDYEIRVNDPLKFESFALYQVEYKLDELNKMTFALANKQTNEEYGNLTVDLFDPKDKYDLGKGYSVEVMSYFPDFEFDKSGEPITKSRIPNNPAFVFKMITPDKPEGEISFVAIRQTIEPFGDNNYKIAFKGVETKNVTALTVRKDLTLWIIALGGLIFMIGVAQGSYWTHRRIWVRRINGEVWVAGHTNKNWHGLKREIQAVLEGTSIKEPLDQTENEKTA; the protein is encoded by the coding sequence ATGAAAGACGTAAAATGTGAATGCGGACATGTAAACCCGCATGGAACGATTCTTTGTGAAGCATGCGGGAGAATTCTTGAAGAGCATGAGAAAGAGAAGAAACTTGTAGATATGCGCTATGAGGGGAGTGCCCGCCGTTCGCAAACTTACAACAAGACAATTGTAGATAAAGTTTGGAATTTCTTTTCATCCGTGAAGGTTGGGGTGTGGCTGATTGTTATCACACTAGTTGCCTCTGCACTTGGAACTATACTGCCACAAGAAATGTATATTCCGCCTGTTATGCCTGCTAACGAGTATTATGAAGATCAGTATGGATGGATTGGTAAGTTATATTATGAGCTTGGGTTCCATAATCTTTACAGCTCTTGGTGGTATTTAATATTAATTGCATCAATAGGGATTTCACTTGTTATTTGTAGCTTAGACCGCGTTATTCCGCTTTATCGCGCTTTAAAGGCTCAGCGTGTTACCAGACATGAAGGATTCTTAAAGCGTCAGCGCCTGTTTGGCATTTCGGAAGTAACAAATCTTGATCATTCATATGAAAAAGTAAAAGAAAAGTTGAAAGCTAAACGATACAATATTCGCGAAGAAGAGGGAAATATCCTTGCTGAAAAAGGGCGGTTTTCAAGATGGGGCCCTTATGTTAACCATATTGGCTTAATAATTTTTCTAATTGGCGGGATGCTTCGTTTTGTCCCTGGCATGTATGTTGACAAGGTCCTGTGGCTTCGTGAAGGTGAAACGAAAGTTATTCCGGAAACGCACGGGGAATATTACTTGAAAAATGACCGTTTTATCCTTGAAGTTTATGAGAAAGATAAAGATAAAGAGGTTTTTGATGCTGCGCTTGAAAAAACCGGAATGGTCGCTAAAAATTTCCAATCTAATGTAACTCTATACAAAAGAAAAGGGGAAGCAATTGCTGGGGAAAAGCCTGAGCTCGAAAAAGTAAAGGATTACGAGATTCGTGTAAACGATCCATTAAAGTTTGAAAGCTTTGCCTTATATCAAGTTGAATATAAACTTGATGAACTAAATAAAATGACTTTTGCTCTTGCTAATAAACAAACGAATGAGGAATACGGAAATCTAACAGTAGATTTATTTGATCCAAAGGATAAATATGATTTAGGAAAAGGGTATTCTGTTGAAGTTATGAGTTATTTCCCAGACTTTGAATTTGATAAAAGTGGAGAGCCAATAACAAAATCGAGAATTCCTAACAATCCTGCTTTCGTATTTAAAATGATTACTCCAGATAAGCCAGAAGGAGAAATCAGTTTTGTAGCCATCCGTCAGACAATCGAGCCATTTGGGGATAACAACTATAAAATTGCTTTTAAAGGTGTAGAAACGAAAAATGTTACAGCTTTAACTGTCCGCAAAGATTTAACACTCTGGATCATCGCATTAGGCGGATTGATTTTCATGATTGGGGTTGCTCAAGGCTCTTATTGGACGCACCGCCGCATATGGGTTCGCAGGATAAATGGAGAGGTTTGGGTAGCTGGACATACAAATAAAAACTGGCACGGATTAAAGAGAGAAATACAAGCTGTTTTAGAGGGAACTAGTATTAAAGAGCCCCTTGACCAAACAGAAAATGAAAAAACAGCATAA
- the resA gene encoding thiol-disulfide oxidoreductase ResA has translation MKKKRLVIRTIILLILGATVAYTLYANFTKDDVKKVAIGEKAPDFVLMDMNGEKHRLSDYEGQGVFLNFWGTWCKPCEREMPYMDNQYKEFKDKGVTILAVNVGESDLAVQKFSDKHNLTFPILKDTDGQVQTAYKISPLPATYMIDKDGKVVKYHTGELSEDMIRDMMEQVKP, from the coding sequence ATGAAAAAAAAGCGTTTAGTTATAAGGACAATCATATTGCTTATATTAGGCGCCACTGTCGCTTACACTTTATATGCAAACTTTACGAAGGATGATGTTAAGAAAGTAGCAATTGGTGAAAAAGCACCTGATTTTGTCCTTATGGATATGAACGGTGAAAAACATCGTTTATCCGATTATGAAGGACAAGGGGTCTTTTTAAATTTCTGGGGTACTTGGTGTAAGCCATGTGAACGTGAGATGCCTTATATGGATAATCAATATAAGGAATTTAAAGACAAAGGCGTAACGATTCTAGCTGTCAATGTAGGTGAATCGGATCTGGCTGTACAGAAATTTTCAGATAAACATAACTTAACTTTTCCTATATTAAAAGATACGGATGGTCAAGTGCAAACCGCATATAAAATAAGTCCTCTTCCTGCTACATATATGATTGATAAGGATGGAAAAGTCGTTAAATATCATACCGGAGAGCTTTCAGAAGACATGATTAGAGATATGATGGAGCAGGTTAAACCATAA
- the rluB gene encoding 23S rRNA pseudouridine(2605) synthase RluB has translation MERLQKVIAHAGFASRRKAEQLIVEGHVKVNGKIVKELGVKVTSSDKVEVNGIPIEREEPVYFLLYKPRGVISSVQDDKGRKVVTDYLANIEQRIYPVGRLDYDTSGLLLLTNDGEFANLLMHPKSQVEKVYVAKVKGIPSREKTRSLEKGIKLEDGMTAPARVKMLSMDKKKQTAIIELTIHEGRNRQVRRMLEAIGHPVMKLKRERYGTLTLHGLKAGEARELTAHEVKQLRVLAQAK, from the coding sequence TTGGAAAGATTACAAAAAGTGATTGCACATGCTGGTTTTGCTTCAAGAAGAAAGGCTGAGCAGTTAATTGTTGAAGGACATGTTAAAGTAAACGGTAAAATTGTGAAGGAGCTTGGTGTCAAAGTTACTTCCTCTGATAAAGTGGAGGTAAACGGAATTCCTATTGAAAGGGAAGAGCCGGTATATTTCCTTCTTTATAAACCAAGGGGAGTTATTTCCAGTGTTCAAGATGACAAAGGCAGAAAAGTTGTTACAGATTATTTAGCAAATATTGAACAGAGAATTTACCCAGTTGGCCGGTTAGATTATGATACATCTGGCCTTCTTTTACTAACGAACGATGGGGAATTTGCCAATTTACTTATGCATCCGAAAAGCCAAGTAGAGAAGGTATATGTAGCGAAGGTAAAAGGAATTCCATCACGTGAAAAAACGCGAAGTTTGGAAAAAGGTATTAAGCTGGAAGATGGAATGACAGCACCTGCACGCGTAAAAATGCTATCGATGGATAAGAAGAAGCAAACAGCCATTATCGAACTAACAATCCATGAAGGACGAAACCGCCAAGTAAGAAGAATGCTTGAAGCAATTGGACACCCAGTAATGAAATTAAAACGCGAAAGATATGGAACACTTACACTTCATGGGCTAAAAGCAGGAGAAGCGAGAGAATTAACAGCTCATGAAGTAAAACAGCTCCGTGTACTTGCTCAAGCAAAATAG
- a CDS encoding spore maturation protein: MQIVSVISLWFIPVLIGFILLYGTIKRVPTYESFVDGGKEGIKIAVSIIPFLVGMLVAISIFRASGALEYFVELIRPALEAIGVPPEIFPLAIIRPISGSAALGMTSDLIATYGPDSFIGRLASVLQGSTDTTFYVLTVYFGAVGIKKMGDALKVGLLADLVGIIAAIIVVTLVFGM, from the coding sequence ATGCAAATTGTATCTGTTATCTCTCTATGGTTTATTCCCGTCCTTATTGGCTTCATATTATTATATGGGACTATTAAGCGTGTTCCCACTTATGAAAGCTTTGTAGACGGGGGAAAAGAAGGAATAAAAATTGCTGTATCGATCATACCTTTTCTTGTTGGCATGCTAGTTGCGATCTCCATCTTTCGTGCATCAGGGGCTTTGGAATATTTCGTTGAGTTAATTAGGCCAGCACTTGAAGCAATTGGTGTACCTCCTGAAATCTTTCCACTTGCTATTATCCGCCCGATTTCAGGCTCTGCTGCACTTGGCATGACAAGTGATCTTATCGCTACATACGGACCTGATTCTTTCATAGGCCGTCTTGCATCCGTCCTTCAAGGAAGCACAGATACGACATTTTATGTTTTAACTGTTTATTTTGGAGCAGTTGGAATAAAAAAAATGGGGGATGCATTAAAAGTGGGATTATTGGCAGATTTGGTCGGAATAATTGCAGCTATCATTGTCGTGACACTTGTTTTCGGTATGTAA
- a CDS encoding nucleoside recognition domain-containing protein: MINIIWALMALIGIVFAMVNGTMNEVNEAVFKGAAEAVTLCIGLISILVFWLGMMKIAENAGLLNKLSQVFKPIVKRLFPEVPTNHPAMGYILSNMMANMFGLGNAATPLGIKAMEELKNLNGGKNEATRSMITFLAINTSSITLIPTMVIAIRMKYESVSPTEIVGPTLIASISSAIGAILIDRYFYYRRTRKG; the protein is encoded by the coding sequence ATGATTAATATTATTTGGGCATTGATGGCGTTAATTGGCATTGTTTTTGCTATGGTAAATGGGACGATGAATGAAGTAAATGAGGCGGTTTTCAAAGGTGCAGCTGAGGCTGTTACCCTCTGTATTGGCTTAATTAGTATTCTCGTATTCTGGTTAGGAATGATGAAAATTGCAGAGAATGCTGGGCTATTAAATAAACTTTCTCAAGTTTTTAAACCGATAGTAAAACGGCTCTTTCCCGAGGTACCTACAAATCATCCAGCAATGGGGTATATTCTATCCAATATGATGGCAAATATGTTCGGGTTAGGAAATGCAGCCACACCTCTTGGGATAAAGGCAATGGAAGAATTAAAAAATTTAAACGGAGGAAAAAATGAAGCTACCCGCTCGATGATCACTTTCCTTGCTATAAATACGTCAAGCATCACCCTTATTCCAACGATGGTTATTGCCATACGGATGAAGTATGAATCCGTTTCACCAACAGAGATTGTCGGTCCAACATTAATTGCATCCATAAGCTCGGCTATCGGGGCTATCTTAATTGATCGGTATTTCTATTATCGAAGAACAAGAAAAGGATGA
- a CDS encoding D-alanyl-D-alanine carboxypeptidase family protein, with protein MKKFKNLLIFPLIAVLLAGLIPQKAKASVNVSARSAIVMEQGSGRILFEKDAFTPRRIASITKIMTAILAIESGKMDEMVKVSEKAVRAEGSSIYLIPGEKIKLEDLVYGLMLRSGNDAAVAIAEHIGGSLDGFVFLMNQKAEEIGMENTHFANPHGLDDHENHYSTAYDMALLTRYAMNNKEYGKISGTKVHKTPHPNESWDRKWTNKNRLLSDYEYCTGGKTGFTKRAKRTLVTTASKGELDLIAVTLNATGQSDWNDHIQMYEMGFKNYSLTEVLPKGIIKEIKDKVYKKKVFLEAGFNYPITRDEKDLFEIEYKMMKPDRKWEDGENIPDIVGKATVYFDNRPLKTLPIYFKQERTKEKGSFFGIFRNIFISIVGVKDND; from the coding sequence ATGAAAAAATTTAAAAATCTTTTGATCTTTCCATTGATAGCTGTACTCTTAGCCGGATTGATTCCGCAGAAGGCAAAAGCTTCTGTTAATGTAAGTGCGCGCAGTGCTATTGTGATGGAGCAGGGATCTGGAAGAATATTATTTGAAAAAGATGCGTTTACACCGAGAAGAATAGCCAGCATCACTAAAATTATGACTGCGATTTTGGCCATTGAATCGGGGAAAATGGACGAGATGGTGAAGGTTAGTGAGAAAGCAGTGAGGGCAGAGGGATCATCCATTTATTTAATACCTGGGGAGAAAATTAAATTGGAGGATTTAGTTTATGGTTTGATGCTCCGTTCAGGGAATGATGCGGCAGTTGCCATTGCAGAACATATTGGGGGGAGCTTAGACGGCTTTGTTTTTTTAATGAATCAAAAAGCGGAGGAAATTGGAATGGAAAATACCCATTTCGCGAACCCCCATGGGCTCGATGATCATGAAAATCACTATTCAACAGCGTATGATATGGCATTATTAACCCGTTATGCAATGAATAATAAAGAATATGGCAAAATTTCCGGTACAAAAGTTCATAAGACACCGCATCCTAATGAAAGCTGGGATCGAAAATGGACGAATAAAAATCGCTTACTTTCAGATTATGAATATTGTACAGGCGGAAAAACCGGATTTACGAAGCGGGCAAAACGGACTTTAGTCACAACTGCTTCCAAGGGAGAGCTTGATTTAATCGCTGTAACGTTAAATGCGACTGGACAATCGGATTGGAATGATCATATCCAAATGTATGAAATGGGTTTTAAAAACTACAGTTTAACAGAGGTTTTGCCGAAGGGTATCATTAAGGAAATAAAGGACAAGGTTTATAAAAAGAAAGTGTTTTTGGAGGCTGGTTTCAATTACCCCATTACAAGGGATGAGAAAGACCTTTTCGAGATTGAATATAAAATGATGAAGCCCGACAGGAAGTGGGAGGACGGAGAGAACATTCCTGATATTGTTGGTAAGGCGACTGTTTATTTTGATAACCGCCCATTAAAAACATTACCTATCTATTTTAAACAGGAAAGAACGAAAGAGAAGGGTTCCTTTTTTGGCATTTTTAGAAATATTTTTATTTCTATCGTTGGTGTGAAAGACAATGATTAA